The segment ACGGTACAGTATGCAACACCAGGTTTAAAAACCATTGCATTAACGGCTTATAATAATAATGTAACGAGTACGGTTGTTAAGCAAGTATTTATTAATTCGGGCTTACCGAATGGATGTCGAACAATAACGGGAACAGGACCTGCACCGGGTGCATTTGCAAATTTTAAATTAAACGATCTGGAACATGTTTTTGGAGGCACATATGGAAGTGTTTATAGAAATAATACCTGCACCGAGGTTGTTTCTTTAACACCCGGTGAAACATATACTTACAAAGGAACAGTAGGGTTGCCTTTCATCAATGTAAGCAGCACGCTGCAGGTGTTTATTGATTACAATGCAGACGGTGATTTTTTGGATGAAAACGAAGCTGTTCACACGTCACCCGAGTGTATCATGGGCGAGTATAGCTTTTCGTTTACTGTGCCTTCAAATGTAACCGTATCAGACAATCCTGTTCGAATGCGTGTAGTTGGCTTAGGTTGCGGAGCAACGCTGGGAAATGGATGTAATGTTGCTCCAAATTCAATGGTAGTAGATTTTGGTGTGCTTTTTTTACCAGCCGAGAAATTTTACTATGTTGACCGTGACCGTGATGGTTATGGTAATCCCAATTCAAAAGCATGGTTGCGCAGTGAAACAGCTCCTCCGGGTTATTCAACAACAGGAGACGATTGTAATGATGATTTTCCCTGGCTTAATCCGGCTACTGTTTGGGTAAAAGATGCTGACAATGACTTCTATTACACCGGAGATCCAATTGTACAATGTACATCACCTGGTGCAGGTTATACCTATATTATGCGAAATCCAGGTGATTGTGATGATACCAAAAAAGAAATCAATCCTCTCACTGTTTGGGTGAAAGATGAAGATGGCGATCATCATTATACCGGCGCTCCGGTCACACAATGTGAAAAGCCCGGTGACGGATATGTAATTCAAACAATTGAACTCATAGCAGGCGATTGTAACGATGCTGATCATACAGTTTTCGAAAACCAAACCTATTATAAAGATGAAGATGGGGATGGTTTCGGCAATATCGCAAAACCAATTGCTGTATGTTCATCCACAGCGCCCGCAGGTTATGTAACCAATAGTGGAGATTGTAACGACAGTAATCCGGCTATCAGTCCTGCAGCAGTAGAAGTATGTGGTAACCAAATTGATGATAATTGTGATGGTGTTATTGATGAGGTTGCGTGTTATACCTGTACAAACGCAAATGGATTAACTGTTACTGATGTTACAGCCAACAGTGTACGTTTAAGCTGGAGCGCAATTGCTAATCCGGAGCAATGGCAACTGCAATACAAAGCAATCGGTAAGGGCAGCAGTAAATGGATGGATATTTTCTTAACCGGAAATATTCGTTCAGTAACCATACCCAATCTTGTGTCTAATCAAAATTACCAATGGCAAATAAGGGCGAAGTGTGGAAAATCGTGGACAGCCTATCTTGCCGGATCAAATTTCAGAACAAGTGCAACAACTGCAAACCGATCTGCTGATGATTTGTTTACAGGAAATGCAAATGCAGCAATGCAGTTGTATCCAAATCCGTCAAACGGAAACTTTACGTTGAACTTACAACTTGAGCAGGCAATAACAAGTACAGCAAACATCAGCATCAGAGATATTGCGGGTAAGCTGTTATTTACAGAAAAGGTAAATGTTGTAAACGGACTTGTATGTAAGAATATTCAATTGCCGGGATATGCAACAGCTGGTATGTACTTTATTGAAGTGTCGGCAAATGGTAAATGGTTTAAAACAAAGTTGATTGTAACAAAATAATACAGCGACACATATTGATCGTGTTATGTCGTGACGTTGTTTTTTAACAGGTAAGTAATCAGGAGTCTGTGGTATTCAAAACAGATTCC is part of the Lacibacter sediminis genome and harbors:
- a CDS encoding M12 family metallo-peptidase → MTAFFRKRTARVRTVFYQCVFAVLFLFPLSVAAQYKLKATPVNQKTLPSLEKVFKKYHLFTINAPELMRNSKAQGRASFKFDLELTGLQSLSLSLTEQDILSESYSMIVAGPNGKKETVRPDIKTYTGWVANEEGSIVALTISDKTIFGHIKGKTTDYFIEPLRYYNKKAAANSFVVYETKDVVPSSASLCGATEVAEKQIAAAETSATTLGSATGTCKIIEMAVATDATIFEKYGSAELVEEHNISIMNTMVLLYSNAQIGSSYLQFRIKRNYVSTSAATDPYLLPTNPTGSEDLLQMFRLWGSAGGFGIGFNFDLGQLWTMKNIIPDNGGVVGLAFVGAVCSSAKYQVNRDLFSQTGLQAGVLAAHETGHNLSAQHDASGAPYIMAPSLADPPNTVFSSASILSMTNYLNSSLAACISGCNTEPPTAGFNLPKFSCSNTFNLNSASVGSVNGVFWETPGGNPATSNAQSLTVQYATPGLKTIALTAYNNNVTSTVVKQVFINSGLPNGCRTITGTGPAPGAFANFKLNDLEHVFGGTYGSVYRNNTCTEVVSLTPGETYTYKGTVGLPFINVSSTLQVFIDYNADGDFLDENEAVHTSPECIMGEYSFSFTVPSNVTVSDNPVRMRVVGLGCGATLGNGCNVAPNSMVVDFGVLFLPAEKFYYVDRDRDGYGNPNSKAWLRSETAPPGYSTTGDDCNDDFPWLNPATVWVKDADNDFYYTGDPIVQCTSPGAGYTYIMRNPGDCDDTKKEINPLTVWVKDEDGDHHYTGAPVTQCEKPGDGYVIQTIELIAGDCNDADHTVFENQTYYKDEDGDGFGNIAKPIAVCSSTAPAGYVTNSGDCNDSNPAISPAAVEVCGNQIDDNCDGVIDEVACYTCTNANGLTVTDVTANSVRLSWSAIANPEQWQLQYKAIGKGSSKWMDIFLTGNIRSVTIPNLVSNQNYQWQIRAKCGKSWTAYLAGSNFRTSATTANRSADDLFTGNANAAMQLYPNPSNGNFTLNLQLEQAITSTANISIRDIAGKLLFTEKVNVVNGLVCKNIQLPGYATAGMYFIEVSANGKWFKTKLIVTK